Part of the Sorghum bicolor cultivar BTx623 chromosome 1, Sorghum_bicolor_NCBIv3, whole genome shotgun sequence genome, CCAGGTTGACCAGCCCGTCGCCGTCTCCCATGACCATCCTCTCGGCGTCACGTCGAAGTCGTCTCCCGGGTAGGCGAGCATCTCCGGCGTGTCCACCCCAACCCCGACGACGCAGGCCACGGGCACCCTCGGAGATGGCGGCTCCGGGAACAGCGGCAGCACGCCCGATGGCCGCGCCCATCCCGATGTCGTCGAGGAAGTCCGCCGCGTCGTGGGCCGTACGTGTACGCCCTGCTCCGTGTGGTCACCAATGCCTGCCCGGCGCCAAAGGCGTTGGTGTTGGGCAGCGGCCAGAGGCTGCTCTGCAGGCTCCGGTACTCGCCCCTCAGCGCCACCTGGTCGACGAACGGCAGGCCGAGGTTGttgccggcgacgagcgtcaTCATGCCGAGGACGACGCCTCCCCACGGCGCGGCCACGGGGACGAACCGCCGGACGAAGCGCCTGCGCCACGGCAACGGCCGCCGCAGCAGGAACCGGTGCGCCAGCGTGCCGCCGTAACTGTGCGCCAAGATGGGCTCGCCAGTGCGCTTtgggtttttttttattttttttaacgaTTAACCATGGCGGACGTCTAAGTCCTAACGTGCTCGCCGCGGTGAAGCCACTATTAACCGTGATCTTAGATGCCATGGGAAATAAAAAACGTCCGTCGTGGTTAATAAATTTTGTAGTAGTGTGAGTTAGAGGCGGAACCAGCTGTGCCGCAGCACGGTGACGACGGACGGTACAGCTCCGTGAGGCGCGTGTTGAGCTCATTGGTGGCGTAcccgggcaccaccagtccaccaccaCGGACAGCAGCTGCGGGGCGCGCCTCGTCGTGCTCACATATTGATAGTGGCGGAGCTAGAGCAAATATGAGGGGGGTGCGCTTGCCTTGTGGGTGCGTAGGATTTTTCTATGTAGGTGCAAATATAGTAAAAATTTGATCATAATCActattttttgatatttttgtgGGTACGCCCGCACCCACAATCCTCTATATAGATCCGCCCATGCATATTGGGACAGCAGGATCGCTGCCGCCGCAGGAACAAGAAGCCATGTCATCGTCCATCGCAAACGCAGTACTTTGGCCATCACCAACGCGGCAACGCGTGCTTGAATTTAGGCCATTGTTCGGTTggtaaaatttttggatttgagtaatgtagtatttttgtttttatttgataattatcgtttaattatgaattaactagactcaaaagattcatctcacgatttacaggcaaattgtataattagtttttttattttcgtatatatttagtgcttcatattgtgccgtaagattggacgtggagaatcttgaaattttttagaactaaacaagaccttatttgGATTTTGAAGagctacttaggccttgtttagttccaaaaatattttagttttgggtgtggtagcatttttgtttttatttgacaaatattgttcaatcataaactcaataggcttaaaagattcatctcgctacaattagtttttggtttttgtctatatttaatgctttatgcatgtgccgtaagattcgatgtgatggaaaattttgattgttttttatttttagtgtaaactaaacaaggccttattactTTTGCAATGGTACAGTAACGACCAGCAAAAGGTACTACCGTACACTACCTTAATTGCCTACCGTGTACTCCGTACCACACAAATAGCACTGCATACCTCAACGGTTTCCGTCAGATCAATGAGTTTATTCCATCTCATCTCAATTCACTTGAAACGTTGACCTAGATCGGTTATGATCGAGGTCTTTTGTTTTTGAGTTTTTGTTTCTAATCTAATATTAGAGTATAATAATAAGGTCAGATGCAGCCACCTGCCCTCTTGCTTTGACTGTTGAATTGAATGCACCAATATATATACACATTATAATTTTAAGTGTACTTGCTACAACAAATCGAATCATACGAGCACTTGCACCATGTTTAAGACTTAGACGCTGTTTGGTTTCCAACGTTAAATTTTagtcctatcacatcgaatgtttggacatataCATGAAATATTATATAGATTAtctatgaaactaaaaacacagttaaacaataatttgtaaaatgatttttaagcataattagagcaactccaacagctttgctATTCTTATTATGGAGGCATTTTAGAACTTTTATATTAGAAAAATAGGCTTTAATagatgtgctatttggttttataaaatagaaagtttgctatcccttgattttcgttggccatatatagccaaccactgacactagctatctgataACAAGGCTGTTGTAAACCTCTTCTTTTTAAGAAgttatctattttacaaaatgactAAATATTAGAATTTAGCTACTTATTTTagtcaaactcttggagatgctcttagttcataattggacaataattgctatagttacaaatgtgctataatacctattaaactttagtacctctaaccaaacacccccttattaAAACACAACCACAACCCACACAGGTGAAAAATTATGGTTTTGTTTACATAAGATATTTGAacatatacatagagtattaaatatagattaaaaaatacctAATTACACATATTGAAATAttctgcgagacgaattttttaagtctaattagtccatgatttgatAATGTGATGTTATAGTAAAGCTCCAATACATGTAGTAATGTTGGATTAATTAagattaataaatttgtctcgcgAAATACAAATGACTTATGtactttattttattattactatCTAAATACTCTCATACGACACCTCGATATGATACTCCGAAACTTTACATCCTAAATTTAGACAATACCTGAGTTCCACCGCTTTTTTAAAAGAACgacaaataaggccttgtttagttcgcgggtTTAACACTTTCGtagtatttagtaattattatctGATTATGtactaattaagtttaaaaagattcgtctccctaattatagacaaattgtataattagttattttttatttatatttaatattctatatatACGTCCAAGtttcgatatgacggaaaatcttaaattttttttagtAAAACAAGGCCTAGAAAGAGTTGTTCATCAACTCGCCCGAAAACAGCCAAAAGCCCTGCTGCTATGATGGTTGAAGAAGCGGGCTTTGTGCGTTTCTCTGAGGTCCAACTTGGAACAGGAACAGGAGGAGTAGTAGCAAAAAATATCTCACGCGGTCACCCCACTGACCGCTACACGTCTCTCGTTTTTGTCATTTCCGTCTAGCTTCCTCGTGGTCGTCTCGTccgttcgccgccgccgccgcatcgCCGACAGTACCTCAGTCCAGATCGATCCTCCCTCTTCCCAGATCGGGTCTAGTTGGGCGtcagccaccgccgccgcaccCGTCATCTTCACGCTTCCGGGTGGGCTACCGCAGCCGCTGCCCGACGCCAGGTGCCAAGGCCTTCGCCGATCTCTTCGTCGTCGAAGAGCGCCCACCAGGTCCGCTTCTCTTCAACGTCTGCTGTGCGAAATCGAGTTCTcaaactctttttcttttttgaaattGAATTGAGTTCTCAAACTCTAACCTCAAGCTATTTGGCTAGTTGTTGACTACTACCTTCTAACTTTTTGTAAAAATTATTGGGTGCCTTTACTAGATCCGCCCCTGAGCTGAGCATCGATGTCTCCTTTGGCTCTTCTCCAAGCTCTCTTCGTCCTCCTGTGCTGCTCGACTCTGGCTCTCGCTTCCTCGTCGGAGCTAACCCTTGCACGAGCTGCTTGTGGAGACGACCAGCTTGTCATCTTCGATGCTTCTGATGGCCTCCTTAACCTGTCGGTCAATGGGGTTCTGGTGCAGGACCGCGTGCTTGCCTGCCATAAGCTCGGCTTCTACTTTGCCAGTGGCTGCATCCGCTGCAGCAACCTTTCAGATGCGTTGAGGGGTGCCGTAGAGCAGTACTGTGGTGAAGGGAGTAGAACGCTCCATGGTAGGTTggttcttgtttgctcctagtTGCTAAATCAGATAAGGATTGGGCAGTTGCTGCTCCAATGTAGTACAATAACAGTTCAAATTGGTGTTCATACCTGCATCAGTTATTTGTCTTATTCCATACATGACTTGTAGTAAATAAGATATGGCTATGAAGTTCATCTCTGGGTGTAGACTGTAGAGCGTAGGCTATTTCATGGCATGGTTTTCGTTCTATTATTATGCATTGCAGATGATGGGAATAGGAACTATTTTAGGGTCCTACTGTGGGGTTTAATTccacctaaggccttgtttggatgtagttggattcgcatcaatccagatgtgttggggtggattggagtggaacttgaactaaattccacctcaatccaccccaacacatgtggattgaggtgaattcaataacatctaaacaaggcctaaatataatTCCCACTTATATGCTCTAGTGTGAAACTATGTTTGGACAGTACATTAGGATGGTGACAACATAATGAGATATATTTCTAAGTTGCATGCTCTTTTGTTGGCATTGTAACTCACAACTGAAGTATGATACAGCCCATGTGTTAGTTTTCTGGTACCCTCATTTAGCATCTGCATTCTGACTCCTTTTTTTTCCTGATAAGGCTGGGACATTTTTAAAATTGAAACATGTGGATGATAAAAATGGTTATGCTGTTCACTTTTCCTCGTTTGGTTTGTTATCACCTGTAGCAACTTTACTTCAAGATATGCCTTCTCACCTGTAGCAACTTTACATCAAGATGTGCCAAGGAAGCTCTTGAGGCGGCCCACAGAAAATAGCTCAAGAAATGATTATGACCCATGTGGGAGGTTTGGGttaaatgaaaatgaaaatgaaaatgatcAGGACACTGGTGATTCTTCAGAAAAGCAGGATCATCTTCTGGCTGTGCCAGGTGTGATTCTCTTATGCTGTGGTCTTATGTTACCATGCTTTCATGCCGAAAGAAAAGAAGTCAGCAGGCATGACACAACAACCGCTCAGCGCAACACGGGTGAGTTTATATTTTGTGCAATCTTTCAGCCAATTCTATTCTTGTTGTCTGCCCCCTCATTTTTTTAGTGAacccaaaatattttcattgtcTAAGGGGGGTTTTAGTCTGAACACACCGAACAATAGTTGGCAGGGCCCTACTGAAGTCAGAGACGGGATATTGAGCTGGGTATTTTCAAAAGTTTTGCCTAGTTTGCTTGTCCTTATTACATGAGAGTTTTCTTGTACTAGATTAGGACGAGAGCTTTATGATAATCTTCCCTTGAAAAAAATGACTGGTGTATGTTTAGATTATTTTCACTTGTTTACCTTTTTTTATTGTTTTTCACCTATATGTTAGTATAATATGGTGCTATTGTTGTTTGAGAGTTGGTTATCTCCATGGTTATTAAGGTGTCGCTTCAGCGTTGCTTAAGCATCGGAGCGCTCCAGGGTGGCCTCAGGGGCAAGTTGTTGCCCCGTTGCCTTATGCGCATACTGATGCCCCTTGATTCTGCTGTCTCTTCATCGATTCTTCTGCTGGTCCGCTCAATCATGCCATCTCCAGCTTGATTTTGGTTCTCCTGGCTTGATTTCTTCCATCTTGTGCTCGCAAATTGCTCGAACTGGAAGGAGACAGCAGTGGTTGTTGATCTGAGAGTGCTGAGCAGTGAGGTGCGGAGGCAAGCAGAGCAGTGTATCCGGAGAAGAGAGGGAAGCGGAGCAGCACATCCAGAGAAATGGGGTGCAGGGAAGCAGAGCAGCGCATTTGGGAGGAGGTGGAATGGCTATGGCATGGTGGAGAATGTGCAAGAGAGGGGAGTGGTGGCTCTAGAGGGGATCAGGGATCAGGTTCGGAAGTTTGAGAGATGGAAACCTTTCTATATGAAGCCATACCAGGAGGGGTGAGGGGCACATGGGCTGTCTAGTGGGCTGGGCCAGTCCTCTTATCACTcgtcctttctttttcttttttcatttACTTTTTTCTTCATCATCTATGCTGTTTTAAGTTTTCCTTAAATTCTTGAGGTGTCGCGTCACCTCACTCCTTAGTCACTTAAGCATAAGATGGTAGTCAGTCGCCGCACCTTGCCTTACGGCCTTGATAACCATGGTTATCTCTTTCCACAAGGGTTAGATCATATCTTGCTTTAAGTACAGGGCCTTATATTGGTAAGGCTCATAATCACATGATTTCTTGGTCAACAGGGTCGAGGAACAGGGCCAAGGTACATGGTAGCTACACTGCAGGGTCGAAAATGACCCTGTGACCGGGTCAGGGTCAACGTTCCTGGGTTGAGGGTTGATGCCTTCACCCCATTTTATGTGATGGTAGGGCTTCTAAAAGCGCTCTGGCTTTTCAACAGCTGGCTAAAACCAGGGTGCCAAAAAATGGCTTCGCCCCGAAGCCACCAAGGAGCTGGAGCCTCCACTTTTTGAACTAGGAACCGGAATCAAAAGTTTTAGCTTCTACCAGCTCCTCATCTAAAAAAAACTCTCCGAAGCCATTTTGCCaatattttttacaaaatgcTTCAGCTCCACTAGAGAAGCTGCTCCAGAGCTGAAGCTATTTTAGGAGAAGCTGGAACCCTGCTAAACTGGTCCTTTAAGAGCCCTGTTATGTTTATTAGAATTTACTCCACGTGATAGTGTATGAAAGGTCAGGGGTAGAATAACTTCAACCACTAGGATAATTTATATTTACTACTGTTAGTTGTTTGTGAAGCTTATCATGAATGGTTATTAAACTAAGTCATAATTGTCATATGACTGCATCAATTTTCTAAGATAAGTGATACTTACAATTTACCAACCAAAACTATTTTAACAGTTCAATAATATACTCATTTAGTCATTTTCACGGTAGCCCATCTGTATACTGTATTCCAACTCAGTAGTTACTTGGATGAGACTGGCATGTGGTTAGGTTCTTTTCTCAAatgacgcaggagagctgcatgCCATTTTATTAAGAAGCGAATAAAAAACAACGGAGGAGAGGCAGAGCCTGCTCCCCCAAGAACCAATTACAGGACTCTTAGCGCCACACACAAAGAAAAACAGATGAACACTGCCCAAAAAATGCCTAAACAGCTGTGGTTAGGTTCTTGGAATCGGTATAGAATAATCCATAACAGATAAGACAAGCTCTGTCCTGGTTTAGTGGTTTACTGTTGATTGCTAGTCTGGTTCTATTTTCACATTTCCATAATGTAAACCATGTATGCTTTGATGATATTGTCTcagttttttatttatttgttgtaaCAATGTTGTAACATTGTCCTTAACAAGTTGTATATTCTCAGTTGAATCAGTTTCATCCTATGAAGTAAGCATGTCATCTGAGAAAGTCCCACCAACTCCACATCGAATACCTCCAAGTCCATCTAGATTTGCGCCATCTCCACAGATAGCTAGAGTTGGATCTGTCGACTTAAGCATCCAGCAGATCCTCAGGGCGACTCAGAACTTCTCATCTTCATTTAAGTTAGGGGAAGGAGGATTTGGGATGGTCTACAGGGCTGTATTGCCAGATGGCAATGTTGTTGCAGTCAAGAGAGCTAAAAAGGTAGTCTTGTTGCTACCTCATGTCTTGTTACTTATTAAACTCCATTGATTATTCTCATTCATGGGCTTTTTCAGCATATTGAGTTAAATTTTATTCCTTGCCAAATTATATTGTCTCTTCATATTTATTTCACTatattttaataaatttataaaatattttacaacTTATATTTGTACCTCAGCTCAATAGCTCATGTAGTTCTGCTAATTGTTCTGCCTCTGGCAACAATGAATaaagttttgtttttttgggtGTTGTTGGAGGTGTGCTGCTGTTTTTTTCCACACTATGCTACGCATAACATATGCTCTGTTGTTCATTACAGGATCAGTTTGCAGGTCCTAGGGATGAGTTCAGCAATGAAGTAGACTTGCTTGCTAAGATAGACCACCGAAATTTGGTGAGGTTACTAGGTTTTACCGATAAAGGAAATGAGCGCATTATCATCACTGAATATGTTCCAAATGGTACTCTTAGAGAACATCTAGATGGTAAATTGTGCTTCCCATATTGTTTTCTTCACTTTTCAGTCAATTTGAATACCTTCAAATATTAAATGCCTTACTCCAATCTGCAGGTCAACATGGCAGAGTCCTGGATTTCAATCAGCGCCTAGAAATTGCAATTGACGTGGCTCATGCACTTACTTATCTTCATCTGTATGCAGGTATATACTTTCTACTACCTAGGTGGTATTGAAGTGATGTAAAACATTTAGGAGAAATATTGATTCCATTGAGGCCCCCTTTAGAGCATAGGATTTGTGAAGGAATTTTTTAGGATAAGAGTTCTAAGGAGCTTTTCCTATTCAGCCCATTTGGAACAAAGGATTGGCCATCCTGAAATCCTATAAAATTCCTATTTTTTAGCTCAATCCATATGAACGTTTTAGGAGATGTAACATGAGGTTAAAACTTTCCTGTGTGTCCATCTCTCTCTTCTAGTTCTTGTGTTTTTCCTATGTTGCATCGAAATGAGATTAGAATTGCATGTGACATGCACTCCAATCTTGTGTTTTTTTCCTACTCCTATGTTTTGGGAGTCCTGTATTCAATCGTTGAGTTGCATTATGCTAACTAAGGCTCCAATTTTCAAAACCAAAGTATTTCACAAAACCATGTTTTTTTTCCTAAAACAACAAAAATACTTTGcttccaaacagggcctaaaattAGCATAGTTTGGTAATTTTTTGCATTGATGTCTTGATGATACTCAATGCCAACCAGttttttcaaatatatttcATTTGGTGATGTTCTGGAAAGGGGCTGAGAACTTCTGTACTGTTCACAGAGAAGACTATAATTCATCGTGATGTGAAGTCATCAAACATCCTGCTGACGGATAGCTATCGGGCCAAGGTGTCTGACTTTGGGTTTGCAAGAAGTGGCCCTAGTGACACGGAGAAGACACACATATCAACGAAAGTGAAAGGCACAGCAGGGTACCTGGATCCCGAATACTTGAGAACGTACCAGCTTACTCCAAAGAGTGATGTATTCTCATTTGGCATATTGCTTGTAGAAATTCTTTCTGCTCGCAGACCTGTAGAACTGAAGCGAACCCCTGATGAGAGGATCACAATCAGATGGGTATGTCTGGGAAATTTCcttcatttcatgtatctccaCAGTCTATGCTTATACAATGTGTGAAATAGATCTAAAATAGAATGCTAGGATCAGATTGCCGGTTTACAATAATTATTATA contains:
- the LOC8086268 gene encoding calmodulin-binding receptor-like cytoplasmic kinase 3 isoform X2, with translation MSPLALLQALFVLLCCSTLALASSSELTLARAACGDDQLVIFDASDGLLNLSVNGVLVQDRVLACHKLGFYFASGCIRCSNLSDALRGAVEQYCGEGSRTLHATLHQDVPRKLLRRPTENSSRNDYDPCGRFGLNENENENDQDTGDSSEKQDHLLAVPGVILLCCGLMLPCFHAERKEVSRHDTTTAQRNTVESVSSYEVSMSSEKVPPTPHRIPPSPSRFAPSPQIARVGSVDLSIQQILRATQNFSSSFKLGEGGFGMVYRAVLPDGNVVAVKRAKKDQFAGPRDEFSNEVDLLAKIDHRNLVRLLGFTDKGNERIIITEYVPNGTLREHLDGQHGRVLDFNQRLEIAIDVAHALTYLHLYAEKTIIHRDVKSSNILLTDSYRAKVSDFGFARSGPSDTEKTHISTKVKGTAGYLDPEYLRTYQLTPKSDVFSFGILLVEILSARRPVELKRTPDERITIRWTFKKFNEGNMREILDPLLEDHVDDEVLEKLLSLAFQCAAPTRDDRPTMKEVGEQLWEIRKEYGKSIRKV
- the LOC8086268 gene encoding calmodulin-binding receptor-like cytoplasmic kinase 3 isoform X1 — protein: MSPLALLQALFVLLCCSTLALASSSELTLARAACGDDQLVIFDASDGLLNLSVNGVLVQDRVLACHKLGFYFASGCIRCSNLSDALRGAVEQYCGEGSRTLHGSNFTSRYAFSPVATLHQDVPRKLLRRPTENSSRNDYDPCGRFGLNENENENDQDTGDSSEKQDHLLAVPGVILLCCGLMLPCFHAERKEVSRHDTTTAQRNTVESVSSYEVSMSSEKVPPTPHRIPPSPSRFAPSPQIARVGSVDLSIQQILRATQNFSSSFKLGEGGFGMVYRAVLPDGNVVAVKRAKKDQFAGPRDEFSNEVDLLAKIDHRNLVRLLGFTDKGNERIIITEYVPNGTLREHLDGQHGRVLDFNQRLEIAIDVAHALTYLHLYAEKTIIHRDVKSSNILLTDSYRAKVSDFGFARSGPSDTEKTHISTKVKGTAGYLDPEYLRTYQLTPKSDVFSFGILLVEILSARRPVELKRTPDERITIRWTFKKFNEGNMREILDPLLEDHVDDEVLEKLLSLAFQCAAPTRDDRPTMKEVGEQLWEIRKEYGKSIRKV
- the LOC8086268 gene encoding calmodulin-binding receptor-like cytoplasmic kinase 3 isoform X3 — translated: MVATLHQDVPRKLLRRPTENSSRNDYDPCGRFGLNENENENDQDTGDSSEKQDHLLAVPGVILLCCGLMLPCFHAERKEVSRHDTTTAQRNTVESVSSYEVSMSSEKVPPTPHRIPPSPSRFAPSPQIARVGSVDLSIQQILRATQNFSSSFKLGEGGFGMVYRAVLPDGNVVAVKRAKKDQFAGPRDEFSNEVDLLAKIDHRNLVRLLGFTDKGNERIIITEYVPNGTLREHLDGQHGRVLDFNQRLEIAIDVAHALTYLHLYAEKTIIHRDVKSSNILLTDSYRAKVSDFGFARSGPSDTEKTHISTKVKGTAGYLDPEYLRTYQLTPKSDVFSFGILLVEILSARRPVELKRTPDERITIRWTFKKFNEGNMREILDPLLEDHVDDEVLEKLLSLAFQCAAPTRDDRPTMKEVGEQLWEIRKEYGKSIRKV